The genomic stretch GTCAGGTTCTGTCTGGGCTTCGTATTGGGTCTGGCCCTGGCCTCTCTCCTGGCGGCCGTCATCATGGTCAGTGGCTCACGCCGCTACCTGGTCAACAGGGAGGTCAACAGGATGGTCATTGAACCAGGTGAGTGCAGTCATAGCATAGAACAAGGTTAGGGCATGCGGTACGGGTTACAGTTATGGTCAGGGTTGGCCCTGGCCTCTCTCCTGGCGGCCGGCATCATGGTCAGTGGGTCACGCCGCTACCTGGTCAACAGGATGGTCATTGAACCAGGTGAGTGCAGTCATAGCATAGAACAGGGTTAGGGCATGCGGTCCAGGTTACAGCTATGGTCGGGGTTGGCCCTGGCCTCTCTCCTGGCGGCCGTCATCATGGTCAGAGGGTCACGCCGCTACCTGGTCAACAGGTAGGTCAACAGGATGGCCATTGAACAAGGTGAGTGCAGTCGGTACAAGGTACAGTAATGGTCACacccactcactctctctctctctctctctctctctctctctctctctctctctctctctctctctctctatctctctcactcactcactctctctctctctctctcactcactcactcactctctctctctctctttctctctctctctctctctctctctctctctctctctctctctctctctctgtatgtgtgtatgtatgtacatacatgtgtgtgtgtgtgtgtgtgtgtgtgtgtgtgtgtgtgtgtgtgtctgtgtctgtgtctgtgtccgtgtctgtgtctgtgtgtacctatgtgtgcctgtatgtgtttgtgtgtgtagattgTGGTTTTACTGTCGgtcagtatgtatgtttctGTGAACAGATGGCAAGTACCAAACATCCGAACCGTGGTTAGAGAAGTCAGTGTTGGACAGAGAACTACAGGACATCAGGGATCCTCTGCGTGATTTGGAAAACATTGACGGCCACTTTTATCATGGTTTGTGTGTTAAACAGATACGACACCTACGATAACCTGAAATGATTTAACACATCACACCCATTACGGTTAGCGTGTTAATTAGATACGTCACCTGCGATAACCTGAAATGCCTTAGCACAGGGCACATCACACCTATCACGGTTAGTGTGTTAAACAACAGATACAACACCTACGATAACCTGAAATGCCTCAGCACATCACACCCATCACGGTTAGTGTGTTAAACAAAAGATACAACACATACGATAACCTGAAATGACTCGATCAACACATCACACCCATCACGGTTAATGTCGTGTCTTTGTTAATATCATTTGACAACATTAACTGACACGCCCAAAGCGGTTAGTGCTAACAACACCAAGTTTTCGAACCAAATCCTGTGCCTGACTGTCagtctgattgtctgtctgcctgtctgtgtgtctgtctgtttgtctgtctgtgtatatgtctgtgtgactgtctgtgtgtctgtctgcctgtgtgtctgtctgtgtatatgtctgtgtgactgtctgattgtctgtctgcctgtctgtgtgtctgtctgtttgtctgtctgtgtatatgtctgtgtgactgtctgtgtgtctgtctgcctgtgtgtctgtctatgtgtctgtctttctatctctgtcgattctgtctgtcggtctgtctgcctgcctgcatgtctgtctatctgtctgtctgtctgtctgtctttctctctgtgtgatGTTTCTCTCggtcagtctctgtctcactctgtctctgtgatCTCTCACTCTAAATGTACGTCATGCAATATGCGTCATCTTTTCGGCACTTGCCACTGACATTGTTGGCTGGCAGAGACTAGTTACGCCTGTGTCAATCCAGATCGTCAGCACGTGTTTAATGTGTAGTCTTCAACAAGAATTGAAAATCAGTCATTTAATGTAAAATGAGTTTCGAACATCTCGGGCacagtttatttttgttttcatcCTAGACCTTAAATTGATTGAACTACCATTTTGGAAATACTTTCTGTGCAGATGACGACACAGAAGTACAGCGATTGGCCAAAGAAGTGCGCGTACTTATCTGGgtcatgacgtcaccaaagacccTGCAGTCAAGGGCGAAAGAAGTTCGTGACACGTGGGGCACGCGAGCCAATCAGATTCTTTTCTTCAGCTCCAAGAGTGACCCGGATTTTCCCACCATTGGCTTGGACGTGCCTGAAGGGAGGCAACACTTATTGGAAAAGACCAATCGCGCCTTTCGTTACATCTATGATAACCACATGGATGATGCCGATTGGTTCATGAAGGTATCTAAGTAGATGCATAAAGGTTATGTCAGCCTTAGGTCTCTGATACACTTTTCTCTCTGATCCTATGCACcatatgtctatgtctctgtctatgtctctgtctcaatctgtgtctctgtctttgtgtctgtctcagtctttgtgtctgtctcagtctttgtgtctgcatgcctctctgtgtgtctgtatttctctctctctctctctctctctctctctctctctctctctctctctctctctctctctctctctctctctctctctgtgtctctgttgcGATCCAAACTCTATCTTTATTTTTTCAAAATCAGAGTGGAAGTCTACTTTCTCTGAAGTCCCATATCTAAATCTTAATGACAACAGACACGAAACGAATTCGCTGCGTTTGCCATGGTCATAGATTGCTAGTCTCTGACATAAAGTAATCAAGTGAGAACTATTTTTGTCATTGTTCAGCAAAGATTCTGTTTACACGGAGAGCATTTTCTCTTGAAAAAtctctgtaaataatgcacaaaatATTGAGAGacagtttttttgtgtttttttcatttaagTGTTCATATTTCCATCAGAACAAAACAAATAGTTAAAGAACGATAATGTTGATTTTCTTTCTGCCCATTCACCTCGACAACAATCCCTTAAATTTAAGCTAAACACCAAAACGGATAATCTAATAATCTAATGTATCGACGTTGcgagtaacacacacacacacacaaaaagaagaaaaaaaagtaattttcccttgatttGACAGGTGGATGACGATACCTACGTCATCATGGAAAACTTACGCTACTTCCTGTCAGGGGAGAACACTTCCGAGCCCTTGTTTTTTGGCCACCATTTTCACAGTCCGTATCGACGCCTGACCCGTTTGAAAAACTTACCACTCCACTACCACAGCGGTGGTGCTGGCTACGTCATCAGCAAGGAGGCATTGCGGAGATTTGGAGAGAAAGGTCGAAAGTTCAATGTTTTGTTAACCGTTCACTGGTATTTGTTTTGGTATTGGGGGCTGAGGaattagctcagttggtagcggcactggcttcaaaaccagttgtcgctatcggcctaggttcgatccccacgttcggcgaagAATTTATTTCCCAGAATCAACTTTGCGCAGACTCTCCtttgtgtccgaacacccccgtgtgcacgcatgcgcacgataaagaacccaagtttaCAGCGAAAGTCTCTACACGCATGCAAGCCAAAAAAGACGAAAAGAGTTGAGAGAAAGCAACCCGAATTGCCGTGATGGTAACCTCAAAAGTCTGAAATTGTCtttaggcccccccccaaaaaaataggtctgtttacggtaacataggccaaaaaaatagggtcggtaggtcgggattatttttttattttttttccaaaaaaacatatttttacgttattttgccaaaaaaacaagattttttttttttcccaaatgccaaaaaaaagtctagggtcgcgcgaaaaaactagggtcggtcgggttaccgtaaacagacctattttttttttggccttatcttaTCATTTATTGTGTTGTCGTTTCTTTTATATGCGGCTATAGGTAGGACGTCAGCCGGCCTTGTTTATCTCACATAAACTCCAAACTAACTATCCCCCCTTCCCTTATAATGCTGCTGGTCAAACCTTGGACCCTGTATTATGAAACAGGTGGTTGAAAATACAAATATCTGACCTGACAAATAAGCAAATAAAGAAAACTCTCTACAGctttctccttctcttctcCCTATACCTGCTGATCATCATAGTGTTTTTAATCGTAACCCAAGTTCGAAGCTAAAGTCTCAGGACCTGGTAACATGCATGTGCGCATGTGGAAAAACAGTTggcaaatatgtgaccctccaccacgaaatgagtcgcatgtcacctttgcatgattttcatatttttacattttcctaaagagtgtgttatgctctatccagtggtgaaaaccgttttagaaaagagcgaaaactgtttgagttataagcctgtgactaaggtgaccctcacactgttaccagacactccccggatttatattaagcctagcgcagaaccgcgcgaggtgacatgcgactcatttcgtggtggagggtcacatattatatggtag from Littorina saxatilis isolate snail1 linkage group LG16, US_GU_Lsax_2.0, whole genome shotgun sequence encodes the following:
- the LOC138950693 gene encoding glycoprotein-N-acetylgalactosamine 3-beta-galactosyltransferase 1-like, producing MSRNITVLMRCGRASVRFCLGFVLGLALASLLAAVIMVSGSRRYLVNREVNRMVIEPDGKYQTSEPWLEKSVLDRELQDIRDPLRDLENIDGHFYHDDDTEVQRLAKEVRVLIWVMTSPKTLQSRAKEVRDTWGTRANQILFFSSKSDPDFPTIGLDVPEGRQHLLEKTNRAFRYIYDNHMDDADWFMKVDDDTYVIMENLRYFLSGENTSEPLFFGHHFHSPYRRLTRLKNLPLHYHSGGAGYVISKEALRRFGEKGWDESVCRQSLGAEDVGFGECMINLGVRISDSTDALGRSRFHCFRPLSFTSGIFPGWYRLFDANGARKGAEAMSDYAISFHYIKPDEMRLMNYFIYRLQPYGVLHGLQNLNRKHSDTLTDHMEINVGRP